In one window of Nakamurella sp. PAMC28650 DNA:
- a CDS encoding NHLP family bacteriocin export ABC transporter peptidase/permease/ATPase subunit: MSAPPRVPVPVGAQQEPVSFPQHRIKVPTMLQMEETECGAASLGMVLAHFRKMVPLEELRETCGVSRDGSNASIMLKAARGYGMQARGFRRPFDKLAEGDLLPQILFWRHSHWVVLEGFGKDRLYINDPAEGRRAIPLDEAERLYSGVALHAAPGPDFIVGGSRKSWLAELWARMLPGRPGFILAAVAGLFLVVPGVMLPMFTTVFVDTVLESTTSNHGADLISAVLMVSLLIGALTLVQQWFLARLQTRLAVSGSFRLVDHLLHLPVQYFTQRYPGVIVSRLDQVDSVTNLLAGPMVTAGVATVGLVVYAVAMFFYSPLLAGLAILASLLNVVALWYVSRRRDAANQLQLRESARLTGLGMSMVSHIEAIKTSGVEDSAFERWAGFQARYLLASQEMGKLSNGLSVVPSTLSGVTSVLVLAIGGVAVISGDLSLGILVGFQALMASFLSPIGQLIGLAQQAQTAQGQLMQINDVLNSHVDEQFLCPPGAQTDIGGVTAARLNGALELRDVEFGYTRTGPPLLTGFNLLVAPGSRVALVGASGSGKSTLVKLILGLYEPWQGQVLFDGRTRRVWDRALLTTSVSFVDQRIMLFEGTVRENLTLWDDSISQDDLVRAARDACIHDDIAARVGGYEAVVQGGGQNFSGGQRQRLEIARALTLDPSILVLDEATSALDTETEQRIDRNLRRRGATCVIVAHRLSTIRDCDEIIVLDAGQITQRGTHDELIAQGGRYAALVEAE; the protein is encoded by the coding sequence ATGAGCGCGCCACCTCGGGTCCCCGTTCCGGTCGGGGCGCAGCAGGAGCCCGTCTCGTTCCCGCAGCACCGGATCAAGGTGCCCACCATGCTGCAGATGGAGGAGACGGAGTGCGGCGCAGCATCGCTGGGCATGGTGCTCGCCCATTTCCGGAAAATGGTGCCGCTGGAGGAACTTCGCGAGACCTGCGGGGTGTCCCGCGATGGTTCCAACGCCAGCATCATGTTGAAGGCAGCCCGCGGATACGGCATGCAGGCCAGAGGGTTCCGGCGGCCGTTCGACAAACTTGCCGAAGGTGACCTGCTGCCGCAGATTCTCTTCTGGCGTCACTCGCACTGGGTGGTACTGGAGGGCTTCGGCAAGGACCGTCTGTACATCAACGATCCCGCGGAAGGGCGCCGGGCGATCCCGCTGGACGAAGCCGAGCGTCTTTACAGCGGTGTGGCCCTGCATGCCGCGCCTGGTCCGGATTTTATCGTAGGCGGAAGTCGGAAATCCTGGCTCGCGGAGCTCTGGGCGCGGATGCTGCCGGGCCGGCCGGGATTCATCCTGGCGGCAGTCGCCGGTCTGTTCCTGGTAGTGCCCGGGGTCATGCTCCCGATGTTCACCACGGTCTTCGTCGACACCGTTCTGGAATCCACGACCAGCAACCACGGTGCGGACCTGATCTCGGCGGTCCTGATGGTGTCGCTGCTGATCGGGGCGCTGACCCTGGTCCAGCAGTGGTTCCTGGCAAGGCTGCAGACCAGGCTGGCGGTGTCCGGGTCGTTCCGGCTGGTCGATCACCTGCTCCACCTACCGGTCCAGTACTTCACCCAGCGCTACCCGGGTGTGATCGTCAGCCGGTTGGATCAGGTCGACAGTGTCACCAATCTGCTGGCCGGCCCGATGGTCACCGCAGGCGTCGCGACCGTGGGTCTTGTCGTCTACGCGGTCGCCATGTTCTTTTACAGTCCATTGCTTGCCGGGCTGGCCATCCTGGCCTCACTGCTCAACGTGGTCGCGCTCTGGTACGTGTCCCGGCGCCGTGACGCGGCGAATCAGCTGCAGCTACGGGAAAGTGCCCGTCTGACCGGACTCGGCATGTCGATGGTCTCGCACATCGAGGCGATCAAGACCTCGGGTGTGGAGGACTCGGCGTTCGAGCGGTGGGCCGGATTCCAGGCCAGGTACCTGTTGGCCAGCCAGGAGATGGGCAAGCTCAGCAACGGCCTGTCCGTCGTTCCGTCCACGCTGTCCGGCGTTACGTCGGTGCTGGTGCTGGCCATCGGCGGTGTCGCCGTCATCTCGGGGGATCTGTCGCTGGGAATCCTGGTGGGCTTCCAGGCTCTGATGGCCTCCTTCCTCTCGCCCATCGGCCAGCTCATCGGCCTCGCCCAACAGGCGCAGACCGCTCAGGGCCAGTTGATGCAGATCAACGATGTACTGAACAGCCACGTCGACGAGCAGTTCCTGTGCCCCCCGGGTGCCCAGACGGACATCGGCGGTGTCACTGCGGCGCGGCTCAACGGCGCGCTGGAGCTCAGGGACGTCGAGTTCGGCTATACCCGGACCGGCCCACCGCTGCTCACCGGATTCAATCTTTTGGTAGCGCCGGGCAGCAGGGTGGCGCTGGTCGGCGCGTCCGGATCGGGCAAGTCGACGTTGGTCAAGTTGATTCTGGGGCTGTACGAACCCTGGCAGGGCCAGGTGCTGTTCGACGGACGCACCCGCCGGGTCTGGGATCGGGCACTGCTCACCACCTCCGTGTCGTTCGTCGACCAGCGCATCATGCTGTTCGAGGGCACCGTCCGGGAGAACCTCACGCTCTGGGACGACTCGATCTCCCAGGACGACCTGGTCCGAGCCGCACGTGACGCCTGTATCCACGACGACATCGCGGCCCGGGTAGGCGGTTATGAAGCTGTCGTCCAGGGGGGTGGGCAGAACTTCAGCGGTGGTCAGCGGCAGCGGCTGGAGATCGCCAGAGCCTTGACGCTGGACCCCAGCATCCTGGTGTTGGACGAGGCCACCAGTGCGCTGGACACCGAGACCGAGCAGCGCATCGACCGCAATCTGCGGCGCCGGGGCGCCACCTGCGTGATCGTCGCGCATCGTCTGAGCACCATCCGCGACTGCGACGAGATCATCGTGCTCGACGCGGGCCAGATCACCCAGCGCGGGACGCATGACGAGCTGATCGCGCAGGGCGGCCGCTACGCCGCGCTGGTGGAGGCCGAATGA